In a genomic window of Muntiacus reevesi chromosome 1, mMunRee1.1, whole genome shotgun sequence:
- the LOC136156222 gene encoding protein diaphanous homolog 1-like isoform X1: MWPVLNYPLLIFLSLAKKDQEGGEEKKSLQKKKVKELKVLDSKTAQNLSIFLGSFRMPYHEIKNVILEVNEAVLTESMIQNLIKQMPEPEQLKMLSELKDEYDDLAESEQFGVVMGAVPRLRPRLNAILFKLQFGEQVENIKPEIVSVTAACEELRKSENFSSLLELTLLVGNFMNAGSRNAGAFGFNISFLCKLRDTKSTDQKMTLLHFLAELCENDHPEVLKFPDELAHVEKASRVSAENLQKNLDQMKKQISDVERDIQNFPAATDEKDKFVEKMTSFVKDAQEQYNKLRLMHSNMETLYKELGEYFLFDPKKVSVEEFFMDLHNFKNMFVQAVKENQKRRETEEKMRRAKLAKEKAEKERLEKQQKREQLIDMNAEGDETGVMDSLLEALQSGAAFRRKRGPRQGVRKAACAATSQLVSELTKEDAMTCVPTKMPKKSEEVPTILEETTELLGRAS, from the exons ATGTGGCCTGTCCTTAATTATCCTTTACTAATCTTTCTGTCACTAGCCAAGAAGGATCAGGAAggtggagaagaaaagaaatctctgcagaagaaaaaagtgaaagaattaaAGGTGTTGGATTCCAAGACAGCCCAGAATCTCT CAATCTTTTTGGGTTCCTTCCGCATGCCCTATCACGAGATTAAGAATGTCATCCTGGAGGTGAATGAGGCTGTTCTCACTGAGTCCATGATCCAG AACCTCATTAAGCAGATGCCAGAGCCAGAGCAGTTAAAAATGCTTTCTGAACTGAAGGACGAGTATGATGATTTGGCTGAGTCAGAGCAGTTTGGTGTGGTG ATGGGTGCAGTACCCCGCCTGCGGCCTCGCCTCAACGCCATCCTCTTCAAGCTGCAGTTCGGGGAGCAGGTGGAGAACATCAAGCCCGAGATCGTCTCGGTGACTGCCGCGTGTGAGGAACTGCGAAAGAGCGAGAACTTCTCTAGCCTCCTGGAGTTAACCTTGCTTGTCGGAAACTTTATGAATGCTGGCTCCAGGAATGCTGGTGCTTTTGGCTTCAACATCAGCTTCCTTTGTAAG CTTCGAGACACCAAGTCCACAGATCAGAAGATGACGTTGTTGCACTTCTTGGCTGAGTTGTGTGAGAATGACCATCCTGAGGTCCTGAAGTTCCCAGACGAGCTTGCCCACGTGGAGAAAGCCAGCCGAG tttctgctgaaaactTGCAAAAGAACCTAgatcagatgaagaaacagatttCTGACGTGGAACGTGATATTCAGAATTTCCCAGCTGCCACAGATGAGAAAGACAAGTTTGTTGAAAAAATGACCA GCTTTGTGAAGGATGCACAGGAACAGTACAACAAGCTGCGGCTGATGCACTCTAACATGGAGACGCTCTACAAGGAGCTGGGCGAGTACTTCCTCTTTGACCCCAAGAAGGTGTCTGTGGAAGAATTCTTCATGGATCTGCACAACTTTAAGAATATGTTTGTG caAGCTGTCAAGGAGAATCAGAAGCGGCGGGAGACAGAGGAGAAGATGCGGCGAGCAAAACTGGCCAAGGAGAAAGCAGAGAAGGAGCGGTTGGAGAAGCAGCAGAAGAGAGAGCAACTCATAGACATGAATGCTG AGGGTGATGAGACGGGTGTGATGGACAGTCTTCTGGAAGCCCTGCAGTCAGGCGCAGCATTCCGACGGAAGAGGGGACCCCGTCAGG GCGTCAGGAAGGCAGCGTGTGCAGCCACATCCCAGCTAGTCTCAGAGCTGACCAAGGAGGATGCTATGACCTGTGTTCCCACCAAGATGCCTAAGAAGAGCGAGGAAGTCCCCACCATCCTCGAGGAGACCACAGAGTTGCTCGGCCGTGCAAGCTAA
- the LOC136156222 gene encoding protein diaphanous homolog 1-like isoform X2 → MWPVLNYPLLIFLSLAKKDQEGGEEKKSLQKKKVKELKVLDSKTAQNLSIFLGSFRMPYHEIKNVILEVNEAVLTESMIQNLIKQMPEPEQLKMLSELKDEYDDLAESEQFGVVMGAVPRLRPRLNAILFKLQFGEQVENIKPEIVSVTAACEELRKSENFSSLLELTLLVGNFMNAGSRNAGAFGFNISFLCKLRDTKSTDQKMTLLHFLAELCENDHPEVLKFPDELAHVEKASRVSAENLQKNLDQMKKQISDVERDIQNFPAATDEKDKFVEKMTSFVKDAQEQYNKLRLMHSNMETLYKELGEYFLFDPKKVSVEEFFMDLHNFKNMFVQAVKENQKRRETEEKMRRAKLAKEKAEKERLEKQQKREQLIDMNAEGDETGVMDSLLEALQSGAAFRRKRGPRQDNPSPWEEEEETYKLASGRQRVQPHPS, encoded by the exons ATGTGGCCTGTCCTTAATTATCCTTTACTAATCTTTCTGTCACTAGCCAAGAAGGATCAGGAAggtggagaagaaaagaaatctctgcagaagaaaaaagtgaaagaattaaAGGTGTTGGATTCCAAGACAGCCCAGAATCTCT CAATCTTTTTGGGTTCCTTCCGCATGCCCTATCACGAGATTAAGAATGTCATCCTGGAGGTGAATGAGGCTGTTCTCACTGAGTCCATGATCCAG AACCTCATTAAGCAGATGCCAGAGCCAGAGCAGTTAAAAATGCTTTCTGAACTGAAGGACGAGTATGATGATTTGGCTGAGTCAGAGCAGTTTGGTGTGGTG ATGGGTGCAGTACCCCGCCTGCGGCCTCGCCTCAACGCCATCCTCTTCAAGCTGCAGTTCGGGGAGCAGGTGGAGAACATCAAGCCCGAGATCGTCTCGGTGACTGCCGCGTGTGAGGAACTGCGAAAGAGCGAGAACTTCTCTAGCCTCCTGGAGTTAACCTTGCTTGTCGGAAACTTTATGAATGCTGGCTCCAGGAATGCTGGTGCTTTTGGCTTCAACATCAGCTTCCTTTGTAAG CTTCGAGACACCAAGTCCACAGATCAGAAGATGACGTTGTTGCACTTCTTGGCTGAGTTGTGTGAGAATGACCATCCTGAGGTCCTGAAGTTCCCAGACGAGCTTGCCCACGTGGAGAAAGCCAGCCGAG tttctgctgaaaactTGCAAAAGAACCTAgatcagatgaagaaacagatttCTGACGTGGAACGTGATATTCAGAATTTCCCAGCTGCCACAGATGAGAAAGACAAGTTTGTTGAAAAAATGACCA GCTTTGTGAAGGATGCACAGGAACAGTACAACAAGCTGCGGCTGATGCACTCTAACATGGAGACGCTCTACAAGGAGCTGGGCGAGTACTTCCTCTTTGACCCCAAGAAGGTGTCTGTGGAAGAATTCTTCATGGATCTGCACAACTTTAAGAATATGTTTGTG caAGCTGTCAAGGAGAATCAGAAGCGGCGGGAGACAGAGGAGAAGATGCGGCGAGCAAAACTGGCCAAGGAGAAAGCAGAGAAGGAGCGGTTGGAGAAGCAGCAGAAGAGAGAGCAACTCATAGACATGAATGCTG AGGGTGATGAGACGGGTGTGATGGACAGTCTTCTGGAAGCCCTGCAGTCAGGCGCAGCATTCCGACGGAAGAGGGGACCCCGTCAGG ACAATCCCagtccctgggaggaggaagaggagacctATAAATTG GCGTCAGGAAGGCAGCGTGTGCAGCCACATCCCAGCTAG